One Rosa chinensis cultivar Old Blush chromosome 3, RchiOBHm-V2, whole genome shotgun sequence DNA window includes the following coding sequences:
- the LOC112192926 gene encoding putative elongation factor TypA-like SVR3, chloroplastic isoform X2, translating to MATTSSFSFSIPNPNPNPRTSSLPLSKQLFGFSLPSSSTAKTTTLKLRSRNPTSFTPTPIKCSVSEATAPVEKKKLMRRSDIRNIAIVAHVDHGKTTLVDSMLRQAKVFRDNQVVQERIMDSNDIERERGITILSKNTSITYKDSKINIIDTPGHSDFGGEVERILNMVEGILLVVDSVEGPMPQTRFVLKKALEFGHAVVVVVNKIDRPSARPDFVINSTFELFIELNATDEQCDFQAIYASGIKGKAGLSADNLSDDLGPLFEAIMRCIPGPAIEDGALQMLATNIEYDEHKGRIAIGRLHAGELRKGMDVKIGETIADKTDGKPLPAIRVEEPTVKMAFAINTSPFVGREGKYVTSRNLRDRLSRELERNLAMKVEDGETADTFIVSGRGTLHITILIENMRREGFEFMVGPPKVINKRVNDKLLEPYEIATVEVPEEHMGPVVELLGKRRGQMIDMQGLGSEGTNLIKYKIPTRGLLGLRNAILTASRGTAILNTIFDSYGPWAGDMSTRDLGSLVAFEGGTSTSYALSSSQDRGQLFIGPGVDVYKGQIVGIHQRSGDLSLNVCKKKAATNIRSNKEQSVILDTPLDYSLDDCIEYIQEDELVEVTPLSIRMCKNPKFSKKSSR from the exons ATGGCAACcacctcctccttctccttctctatcccaaaccctaaccctaaccctagaacCTCTTCTCTTCCACTCTCCAAGCAGCTCTTCGGTTTCAGCTTGCCTTCTTCTTCCACCGCCAAAACCACCACACTCAAACTCCGCTCCCGAAACCCTACCTCCTTCACTCCAACACCTATCAAATGCTCCGTTTCAGAAGCCACCGCCCCCGtcg agaagaagaaattgatgaGGAGAAGTGACATAAGGAACATAGCCATTGTAGCCCATGTTGATCATGGAAAGACAACTCTGGTTGATTCCATGTTGAGGCAAGCAAAG GTGTTTCGCGATAACCAAGTTGTCCAAGAAAGGATAATGGACTCCAATGATATAGAGCGTGAAAGAGGGATTACAATTTTGAGTAAAAACACATCCATTACGTATAAAGACTCGAAAATTAATATCATTGATACTCCTGGCCATTCTGACTTTGGAGGGGAGGTCGAGCGCATCCTCAATATGGTGGAAGGGATTCTTTTAGTG GTAGATTCTGTTGAGGGCCCGATGCCACAGACAAGATTTGTTTTGAAGAAGGCTCTGGAATTCGGACATGCTGTCGTTGTTGTTGTCAATAAAATTGATAGGCCTTCCGCCCGTCCGGATTTTGTGATCAATTCCACTTTTGAACTCTTTATTGAACTAAATGCTACTGATGAACAG TGTGATTTTCAAGCAATATATGCTAGTGGGATTAAAGGAAAGGCGGGCTTATCGGCTGATAATCTGTCAGACGATCTTGGGCCCCTTTTTGAGGCCATAATGAGATGCATCCCTGGACCGGCCATTGAAGATGGTGCACTGCAAATGCTT GCTACAAATATCGAGTACGATGAGCATAAAGGTCGAATAGCTATTGGACGCTTGCATGCTGGGGAACTTCGGAAAGGAATGGATGTGAAG ATTGGTGAGACAATTGCTGATAAGACAGATGGGAAGCCATTACCTGCCATTAGGGTGGAGGAACCAACAGTGAAAATGGCTTTCGCTATAAACACTTCACCATTTGTTGGGCGCGAG GGAAAGTATGTTACCAGTAGGAACTTGCGAGATCGGCTTTCTCGTGAGCTTGAGCGTAACTTGGCAATGAAAGTTGAAGATGGTGAAACAGCAGATACCTTCATTGTTAGTGGACGAGGCACTTTGCATATTACCATATTGATTGAGAACAT GCGAAGAGAAGGATTTGAATTTATGGTCGGACCTCCCAAAGTTATTAACAAAAGGGTGAATGACAAGTTGCTGGAACCTTATGAG ATTGCCACTGTAGAGGTGCCAGAAGAGCACATGGGTCCGGTCGTTGAACTTCTTGGCAAAAGGCGGGGGCAAATGATTGATATGCAGGGGCTTGG GTCAGAAGGCACAAACCTGATCAAATATAAGATTCCAACTCGTGGCCTTCTTGGTTTACGAAATGCAATTTTAACAGCTTCTCGTGGCACAGCTATTCTGAATACAATATTTGATAGCTATGGACCTTGGGCTGGTGATATGAGTACCCGGGATCTGGGTTCACTG GTTGCCTTTGAGGGTGGAACGAGTACTTCTTATGCCCTTTCTAGTTCACAGGATAGAGGACAGTTGTTTATTGGTCCTGGGGTGGATGTTTATAAAGGTCAGATAGTTGGCATCCATCAGCGGTCTGGGGACTTATCTCTTAACGTATGTAAAAAGAAGGCTGCAACAAACATCCGTTCCAACAAAGAACAATCAG TCATTCTTGATACCCCATTGGATTACAGTCTGGATGACTGCATTGAGTACATTCAAGAGGATGAACTGGTGGAGGTCACTCCATTGAGCATCCGGATGTGCAAAAACCCCAAGTTCTCAAAGAAATCATCAAGGTAG
- the LOC112192926 gene encoding putative elongation factor TypA-like SVR3, chloroplastic isoform X1, whose amino-acid sequence MATTSSFSFSIPNPNPNPRTSSLPLSKQLFGFSLPSSSTAKTTTLKLRSRNPTSFTPTPIKCSVSEATAPVEKKKLMRRSDIRNIAIVAHVDHGKTTLVDSMLRQAKVFRDNQVVQERIMDSNDIERERGITILSKNTSITYKDSKINIIDTPGHSDFGGEVERILNMVEGILLVVDSVEGPMPQTRFVLKKALEFGHAVVVVVNKIDRPSARPDFVINSTFELFIELNATDEQCDFQAIYASGIKGKAGLSADNLSDDLGPLFEAIMRCIPGPAIEDGALQMLATNIEYDEHKGRIAIGRLHAGELRKGMDVKVCTSEDSCRFAKVSELFVYEKFNRVSVDSVKAGDICAVCGINDIQIGETIADKTDGKPLPAIRVEEPTVKMAFAINTSPFVGREGKYVTSRNLRDRLSRELERNLAMKVEDGETADTFIVSGRGTLHITILIENMRREGFEFMVGPPKVINKRVNDKLLEPYEIATVEVPEEHMGPVVELLGKRRGQMIDMQGLGSEGTNLIKYKIPTRGLLGLRNAILTASRGTAILNTIFDSYGPWAGDMSTRDLGSLVAFEGGTSTSYALSSSQDRGQLFIGPGVDVYKGQIVGIHQRSGDLSLNVCKKKAATNIRSNKEQSVILDTPLDYSLDDCIEYIQEDELVEVTPLSIRMCKNPKFSKKSSR is encoded by the exons ATGGCAACcacctcctccttctccttctctatcccaaaccctaaccctaaccctagaacCTCTTCTCTTCCACTCTCCAAGCAGCTCTTCGGTTTCAGCTTGCCTTCTTCTTCCACCGCCAAAACCACCACACTCAAACTCCGCTCCCGAAACCCTACCTCCTTCACTCCAACACCTATCAAATGCTCCGTTTCAGAAGCCACCGCCCCCGtcg agaagaagaaattgatgaGGAGAAGTGACATAAGGAACATAGCCATTGTAGCCCATGTTGATCATGGAAAGACAACTCTGGTTGATTCCATGTTGAGGCAAGCAAAG GTGTTTCGCGATAACCAAGTTGTCCAAGAAAGGATAATGGACTCCAATGATATAGAGCGTGAAAGAGGGATTACAATTTTGAGTAAAAACACATCCATTACGTATAAAGACTCGAAAATTAATATCATTGATACTCCTGGCCATTCTGACTTTGGAGGGGAGGTCGAGCGCATCCTCAATATGGTGGAAGGGATTCTTTTAGTG GTAGATTCTGTTGAGGGCCCGATGCCACAGACAAGATTTGTTTTGAAGAAGGCTCTGGAATTCGGACATGCTGTCGTTGTTGTTGTCAATAAAATTGATAGGCCTTCCGCCCGTCCGGATTTTGTGATCAATTCCACTTTTGAACTCTTTATTGAACTAAATGCTACTGATGAACAG TGTGATTTTCAAGCAATATATGCTAGTGGGATTAAAGGAAAGGCGGGCTTATCGGCTGATAATCTGTCAGACGATCTTGGGCCCCTTTTTGAGGCCATAATGAGATGCATCCCTGGACCGGCCATTGAAGATGGTGCACTGCAAATGCTT GCTACAAATATCGAGTACGATGAGCATAAAGGTCGAATAGCTATTGGACGCTTGCATGCTGGGGAACTTCGGAAAGGAATGGATGTGAAG GTATGTACCTCAGAAGATTCCTGTCGGTTTGCTAAAGTTAGTGAGCTTTTTGTGTATGAGAAGTTCAATAGGGTTTCAGTAGACAGTGTAAAGGCTGGTGATATATGTGCTGTTTGTGGAATTAATGATATTCAG ATTGGTGAGACAATTGCTGATAAGACAGATGGGAAGCCATTACCTGCCATTAGGGTGGAGGAACCAACAGTGAAAATGGCTTTCGCTATAAACACTTCACCATTTGTTGGGCGCGAG GGAAAGTATGTTACCAGTAGGAACTTGCGAGATCGGCTTTCTCGTGAGCTTGAGCGTAACTTGGCAATGAAAGTTGAAGATGGTGAAACAGCAGATACCTTCATTGTTAGTGGACGAGGCACTTTGCATATTACCATATTGATTGAGAACAT GCGAAGAGAAGGATTTGAATTTATGGTCGGACCTCCCAAAGTTATTAACAAAAGGGTGAATGACAAGTTGCTGGAACCTTATGAG ATTGCCACTGTAGAGGTGCCAGAAGAGCACATGGGTCCGGTCGTTGAACTTCTTGGCAAAAGGCGGGGGCAAATGATTGATATGCAGGGGCTTGG GTCAGAAGGCACAAACCTGATCAAATATAAGATTCCAACTCGTGGCCTTCTTGGTTTACGAAATGCAATTTTAACAGCTTCTCGTGGCACAGCTATTCTGAATACAATATTTGATAGCTATGGACCTTGGGCTGGTGATATGAGTACCCGGGATCTGGGTTCACTG GTTGCCTTTGAGGGTGGAACGAGTACTTCTTATGCCCTTTCTAGTTCACAGGATAGAGGACAGTTGTTTATTGGTCCTGGGGTGGATGTTTATAAAGGTCAGATAGTTGGCATCCATCAGCGGTCTGGGGACTTATCTCTTAACGTATGTAAAAAGAAGGCTGCAACAAACATCCGTTCCAACAAAGAACAATCAG TCATTCTTGATACCCCATTGGATTACAGTCTGGATGACTGCATTGAGTACATTCAAGAGGATGAACTGGTGGAGGTCACTCCATTGAGCATCCGGATGTGCAAAAACCCCAAGTTCTCAAAGAAATCATCAAGGTAG